The Gracilinanus agilis isolate LMUSP501 unplaced genomic scaffold, AgileGrace unplaced_scaffold2880, whole genome shotgun sequence genome segment CAGCTCACGTGCTGCCCTCGCAGGGAAGAGCCTGGCCGAGGGCTCGGGGCTGCCCCGGGGCTGCCTGCTCTACAAGACGCTGCAGGCCCAGATGCTGGACCTCCTGGACATCGAGGGCCTCTACCCGCTGTACCGCCGTGTCGAGCGCCACCTGCAGGAGTTCCCCGAGCAGAGGTGGGTGCGCCGGCCCGGCAGGGCTCCCCCTCGGGACCCGCCATCCCTGCTTTGGCCACACGAGGGCGCCGCTGCCCCAGCTGTGGCCGAGCCCCTGTGGTTGATCCTGAAGGCCCAGCTCCGAAGGGAGCCGGGTGAGACTTGAACTCGGGGCTCCTGCCCTCGGCCCGCCACCAGCCTGGGGCTCTCCCTGTCCCTGCCCGGCCAGGCCTTGGTCCCTGACTGGCCCACGCCGGACCCCAACCCTTCCCTGCGGGCTTTGCTTTGGCCGCTGCTGTGGGGTGGCAGGTCAGAACTGGAGGGACCTTCCTAGCTTGatggaggggaaactgaggcagagaaggtGCAGGGACGTCCCCCGGGGCTTCCCCGCTAAGTGACCCGGGCAGATCTGAGCCTGGGGCTTCCCAGTTCCCGTCTGGGGCCCCCACTGCCGGGAGATGCCGCCCCAGAAGCGCCTCTGGCTGGGCCGGTGCCCCCCGCCCCCACGTCCGGGTTCGAGCCCCCCCTCCCGCTTCTCCCCGTGCACAGGGACCTGCTGCAGATCGACGGGCCCTACGACGAGGCCTTCCAGCAGAAGCTCCGCGACCTGTCCACGGAGGACGACGGCACCCTGGCCTACGCCCTGGCCAAGGTGGGGGGT includes the following:
- the LOC123254677 gene encoding inositol-pentakisphosphate 2-kinase-like, with the protein product MLDLLDIEGLYPLYRRVERHLQEFPEQRDLLQIDGPYDEAFQQKLRDLSTEDDGTLAYALAKVQQYRVAMTAKDCSIMIALSPCLQDEW